The nucleotide sequence CAAGCCGAAGCCCGCCGCCGCCGTGGCCCCGGCCAAGCCGCGCGGCAAGCTGAGCTACAAGGACCAGCGCGAGCTGGACGAGCTGCCGGCCCGCCTGGACAGGCTGGCCGCCGAGGTGGCGAAGCTGGAGGCGGCGCTGGCCGACCCGGACCTGTTCGCCCGCGACGCCGCCAGGTTCCAGAAGACGTCGGATCAGCTCCAGGCCAAACAGGCCGAGCTGTCGGTGGCGGAGGAACGCTGGCTGGAGCTGGAGGCCCTGCGCGAGGAGCTGGAAGGCGGCCGGCCGTGACGCTGCGCCATTCGCTGCAGGCCCTGCTGGTGATGGCGCTGTGGGGCCTGAACTTCGTGGTGGCGAAGTGGGGGCTGGCGGAGTTCCCGCCGCTGTTCATCATGTTCCTGCGCTTCACGCTGGTGGCGCTGCTGCTGGTGCCCTTCGCCCGCGTCCCGCGCGGCCGCATGCTGCCGATCGCCGCCCTGTCGGTGACGCTGGGCACCGTGCATTTCCCGCTGATGTTCAACGGGCTGACCGGCATCGACGCCGCCACCGCCTCGCTGGCGGCGCAGGCGCAGGTGCCCTTCTCGTCGCTGCTGGCGGCGGTGGTGTTCAAGGACAAGCTGGGCTGGCGCCGCGCGCTCGGCATGTCCACCGCGCTGGCCGGGATCGCGGTGATCGCCGGGGAGCCGCGGCTGGGCGACGCCCTGCCCTCGCTGTTCATGATCCTCGGCGCCAGCCTCGCCTTCGCGGTCGCCAGCATCCAGATGAAGAAGCTGGGCGGGCTGGACGGCTTCGCGCTGAACGGCTGGATGGCGCTGATGGCGGCGCCGCAGCTCCTGATCCTGTCGCTTCTGCTGGAGCACGGGCAGATCGAGGCGGTGCGCGGCGCCTCCGCCTGGGGCTGGTCGGCCATCGTCTACATGGCGGTGGTGGTGACGATCGTCGCCTATGGCCTGTGGTACCCGCTGCTGCGCCACTACGACGTCAACCAGACCATGCCCTATCTGCTGACCGTGCCGGTGTTCGGCGTGGCGGCGGGGGTGGCGCTGATGGGCGACCCGGTGACGCTGAACCTGGCGATCGGCGGCGCCTTGACCATCGGCGGCGTGGCGGTGATCGTGAAGCGCCGGCCGGCGACCGTGAACA is from Azospirillum thermophilum and encodes:
- a CDS encoding DMT family transporter; protein product: MTLRHSLQALLVMALWGLNFVVAKWGLAEFPPLFIMFLRFTLVALLLVPFARVPRGRMLPIAALSVTLGTVHFPLMFNGLTGIDAATASLAAQAQVPFSSLLAAVVFKDKLGWRRALGMSTALAGIAVIAGEPRLGDALPSLFMILGASLAFAVASIQMKKLGGLDGFALNGWMALMAAPQLLILSLLLEHGQIEAVRGASAWGWSAIVYMAVVVTIVAYGLWYPLLRHYDVNQTMPYLLTVPVFGVAAGVALMGDPVTLNLAIGGALTIGGVAVIVKRRPATVNKRVTNPT